ATAAATAAAAGGGAGATGAAACCATACCCATAAACAGTAACCCATTCTTCCTCATCAAGATTTCCTGCAAGCAAGCTGGTCCTCTGTACATCTGGTCTTGCAACTTCCCTTGGTGGAGGAAGTGTGATCAAAGCACCAGGCTGGACCACACCATCAACTGGAGACCCTTTCCCCCTATCGTCTTGCTCACTGCTACTGGCCTTAGCTGGTGACCACCATGTTGAACTTGCAGAACCCTGTTGATTCTGGTGCCCACTCATCAAAGCGAACGAAGTGCTCGCTTCTGATTTGCTTTTTGGAGTCATGAAATCTCTCCCAGAATTTTGGACTGGAGTTCTCGGGTCTGATTTGACTTCCGGGGAGAGAGGGTAATCAGGAATTCCAGATTCAGGAGAGAAATCTGAACGGTCCTCCAAGGTAAACATGGGAGGGGGTGGAAGATCTGAACCCCCAAAATTCTCACGCCATAGAGCAGATACTGCTGCTGCCTGACCTGGGGTCGAAAATTTTCCTTTACGGGTGGAGATTGGTGATGCCAAGTCTTGGTAAAACAACAATCTACTCCCAGGAGACTTGGGAGTCCTCTTCTGTACCACACTGCTCATCTGATAATGCTTTCCCAATATGAACTGGCCAATTTTCAAGAAAAATAATAAGCCTTTGGAGATGAAGTTAAAATAAGATGATAAAAATAGCTCAATAGTAATTAGCAGGTATGTAATTCATTATCGGAAACCTGAAAATCATACtataattctaaaaaaaaaaaaaaaaagcggcccggtcgcactacgcgtccccgctgagcgagggtccggggaggggtcccaccacaagggtgtattgggggcaagccttcccctgccaatttattttggcaagaggccgctcctaagattCGAAcccgacaacaacgtttaccgttgcgccaaggctcgacCTCTTCCCAGAAAAATTACAACACGAACTTATAATTCTATCACAGAAAAATTACAACACGAACTTATATCCCTATTCCCTGGCAAATCACCGGTTAGGATGCTGAGAAACATAATTACagaaagaaaataacaaaaattaaacATACCCTACCATGGAATCTTATTAGCTACATCATTCAGTTCCTATGAAATTTAAAACCTAGAACAGATGAAGTTGGAAATACCAATGTAAAATTGCTAAGGAAGGTAAGGAATGAATGTCAAAACACGAAATGTGAGATAATCGAACTTCACTTTGTGAATGTTATGCTACCGAATAAAGAGCGAGGGGTTTGAACACAAATAAGAAAACAACCAAAAATCGTTTTCCCTGATCTCTTCCAGTGATTAGGATTAAGTAGACAAACAATAATGAAATTTTCTATTCATTTTCTCGGTAAACAGAAAGATATTTCCGATCAATCATTGGACAGTACAAGACAAACAAGACTCAAAGAGGTCCAATATATGAAGATATATGTAAGCAGGGAGGGAGAGACAGAGCGTGTACCAGTTGAATCGAGGGTTTTTGCTGTGATTTTCCCTCCCAAAACAAGCTGAGCAGGAAGCTCTGCGCTAAAATGGAGTATGAAAACGAGAATTTGAAACCCTACAACCCCGGTATTACTGATATTCAAAATTGGGCATCTGCATCAACCcaaaattttcaatttcaaGTAAATGACCAAAATGTCCCTctcttttttcatcttcttcctaCAACCCCGAGACATTTGTAAAGTGTAttgctataaaaaaaaaaaaaaaatagttgtcGATCATTGGAGGTTACATAAAATTAATACATAGAGTTAAAATTTTGGTCTAAAAGGAAGTGgctaacaaaataataataataataataataactacaAATAAATTCTATATTAGACATCGCAATCAAATTTTCATGATCTATAAGAGCTTCGTGTCAAGCCAATCCAACAACATCAGTGTGTTTCACTAATTATTCAATATACAATAGAATTGGCGTGAGTAAgtttatacattttggaaataACTCATGCTCAAAGTGTAAAAAAGTGAAATAAGTGTAATTAATTtgtgtttatttcttttaatgcTTTTAGTTGTCTCTTTTTCAATGTTTTAGTTGTTTTATGTTGAGTCTTGATAACAAATTTCACGCCTTTTTGAACCAATGTTTTGTCTTAAGATTCTTTTGATGAATTGAAGTAAAATTCCAATGATATGATTAGATAATTTAAGTTTTGGTAAAGCATTTCACTTTGACATTCATCcatcttgaaattgaaatttgaataGGATTTTGAAATATAAGAATTGTGAATAGGAATAAAAAGTTTTGAAAAGTACACTTGGGCACATTTTTAGTATTGAACATGTTTTGAAGTATGAATCGATAAATGAACACATTTTTATATGTATTGTGAGTTTGTTTGAACCTTCATAAGAGCAATTCACTTCAAATTTGCTTGGTTTTTGTTGTTGAATGTTCAATATTTACATTGTGGATTTCGGCCTTTTTTTGCTCACTTTATAGTTGAAGTTGTATGCGTTCAATCGAGTCATAACATGGTAAAGGCACTTAGGTTTAGCCCTTAGCAAAATCTTTGTATATATGTACCATTATATTAAAATCTTTTATGAAAAAATCAAACATATTGAAAACCTTATCAAAAGATGAATCCATGCGCTCCTTCAACTCATCAATCCCCCCATAACTTTCTTATATTGATATTTATCACTTTAATATCACTTTAAGTGCGCTCCCTCAGTAATGCACTTAGCTTTCAATCCTTCAAATGCAATATTTTCTCACAATCCTTAGTAACAACTTTCTAACCATCATGCATCTCACCATATTcatcagaaataaaaaaaaatttttatGAAACTCTCTTTCGTATCATTCAAACTCTTT
The window above is part of the Euphorbia lathyris chromosome 3, ddEupLath1.1, whole genome shotgun sequence genome. Proteins encoded here:
- the LOC136224438 gene encoding nuclear pore complex protein NUP35; translated protein: MSSVVQKRTPKSPGSRLLFYQDLASPISTRKGKFSTPGQAAAVSALWRENFGGSDLPPPPMFTLEDRSDFSPESGIPDYPLSPEVKSDPRTPVQNSGRDFMTPKSKSEASTSFALMSGHQNQQGSASSTWWSPAKASSSEQDDRGKGSPVDGVVQPGALITLPPPREVARPDVQRTSLLAGNLDEEEWVTVYGFPPSDTNLVLREFEKCGVILRHVPGPRDANWMHILYQSRSDAHKALSKNGMLINGVLIVGVKPVDPMQRQTLNDRLNNQGFMPLPPQPSSRSSEMNSLKSYSRPYYLQNGSGSTRQSGGVIAAPAKSLASKIFDVMFGI